The Solanum pennellii chromosome 7, SPENNV200 DNA segment ATGCTTAATAGTTCACTATAGGAAAAGTGTGAATTACGTGAGGTTTTTCTAGTGATTGGTATGAAAATCTGCAGGTAACTTATTCTTctgcaaattttcatactaatccgTATAAAAGTTCCCATGTAATTCCATTCTAGATTAATTCCTATTCCGCatatctttattttctttctataaTTCATACATAGTATTATTAGGGTTAGTCGCTATTTCATACTCCCttcgtcccattttatgtgacaaaTTGTCATTTAAAAAAGTAAACTCACTTTAAAATTAAGTGAGACATTCATTGTTGGGACTGATCAAAAAGGAAAtggtgtcacataaaatgagataTATAGAGTATATAATAcagtatatataatttgaatcatGAATTTAGAGTTATGAATAAAGaacgatattttttttaattttcataaagaAATGTAAAGAATTATTAACTTACAACAAATGGGAATGCAAATTCCTTAGCTAtctcttgttgaaattgaaaaacatcCATTTTAAGCATGTGGATATCAGTGAGCAAAAGATCAAATGAGAGGCCACTGCTTCTAAGGCCACCCAAAGCAACTTCTATGCTATTCACAGTCATAACTGAATTAAAcaaagtaattttattattatataaacatataaaaagaacaaataattattactattacatatagaaatatttcaaaaatcatttgatgaagaattaaaGAAAGCAATTAGATGAAGTGAATATACTTCCTCAATTTATTTTAGTTGTCTTATTGCACTTAGAGTCAGTTTGACtaacttttaaagttaaatttaattaaattattttaatattttaatgatagaatttaaatatttataaactatacaaaaattactatatatgataattttattatatcaatttgatgaaagaaaatacatttataatattagGCAATGTTCATATCAATTGACtcttgaaaagaaaattgtatcaaataaaaaggaacagagaaaatatatatttaaataggcTAATTAAGTTTTATTGCTAAAAATAGAGTATCAATTCCTTAAACTAAACGAGTATACTTACATTAATTACTTAAACTAAAGGAGTATACTTACATTAATTACTAGATTGAATGGGTTTCTTGATTAAGGATATAGGTAATCTATGCTATTAAATGTgttattttatagattttttaaataaattgttaTGCCCAGATTattaaatcaatttatataGTGGCATTATTTTTTACTAATGCTCTAAGTAATTTATAGTAATAATGAATTATTACTGTTATATAAGAATTTCTTAATCAAAGGTatctttttccttaaatagtCTAATCTCCTGATTATTTATAAgagaattcataatttaaaatttatgagttcttcatatcaattttatgaattattgagttttttaaaaataatttaagataaATAATACAGCATTTCTCAAAGAAGTTATTGATTGCATCGGATCGATACCCTCTACTTTCTTCATATCTCATTgcacataaaataatacatagatACCAACATAACCTAATACATATGTTATAAATTGGACCAACCCAAAATTGCATTAATTTAATgcatattatatatagattttatgttaaaattagTTTTACATATATAAAACTTCATGATTTTGTACAgtaaaaattcattaaatagaTAACGGAAAGAACAATTGTCTTATTTAGATTTTGATATAGTTATACTTGATTAAATTCAGAAGGCcctttaattcatttgatgTCAGTTTTGATTTACATAAAATTTTagatcaagaaaagaaaataagaaaatatcctATTTTAGAATGAAACATATGTCATCGTAATTCTAAATTTACGATCGCACACATTtaacgaaaaataaaaaaagataagttAAGTACCTTCAAATTGGGAATACTTGAGTGATGCAATAGTTGTAAGATTGCAATTGATATCATCCACAACCAGAATTCTACCCTTTTTACTATTTTCTACCTCCATTGATTTCAATTCCCCCAAAACATAAATGATAACAGTTGATTGCAAGGTGTTTTAGAGTATTTTCTAAAAGGGAAACACAAATTTAAACAGATGagcaaaattttttttggaagacCACACTCCTTAACTATTATATAAAccctttaatttgattttaacacATATCTATGCCCTCCAACTTTTAATAAGTATAAATAGATgataaaaattgtataaaaattaaataagtaaatatatatgtCCTACGTGACATAATACATGTGGACGCCATATAGGACATAAAATTGGCATGTAGGACGACACTTAGAAagaatgtgtctatttgttaattttatattagtatatatttatgtaaattataagttgaaggataaaaatattaattaaagcGAAATTAAgggaaatatttatttattacgaTGGTAAACATACATTTGTGTCATTCTTTTTCTACTAGAATCTTCCTTTTGGATTGCTTAGTATCAATTCCTTAAACTAAACGAGTATACTTACATTAATTACTAGATTGAATGAGCTTCTTGATTAAGGATATAATCTctgtttttaaatgttttattttatagattttttcaataaattgttATGCCCAGATTATTAGATCAGTTTATACTAGTGGCATTCTTTTTGACTAATGCTCTAAGTAATTAATAGTAATAAGGAGTTATTACTGTTATATAAGAATTTCTTACAGAAAAGGTATCTTTGTCCTTAAATAGTCTAATCTCATGGTTATTCTGAAGAGGATTCATAATTTAAAGTTAATGAGCTCTTCATATCAATTTCTATGAAgtattaagttttttaaaaattatttaaaataaataatacagaATTTCGCAAAGAAGCTATTGATTTCATCGGATTGATAACCTCTACTTTCTTCATATCTCAATGcgcataaaataatacatagatACCAACATAATCTAATACATATGTTATATAATTGGACCAACCCAAAATTgcattaattaaatgtatattacatatagattttatgttaaaattagttttacatatataataaaaaaaatagtggtGTCTGACTAAATTAGCACCATAAATGAGTTTCATTCCTTGACACCATTGATGAAATTCAACTAGAGGAGTAACTGAATTGAGAGAGAAAATTGTGTATTGTATTGAATGTGAATTAAGAGAAAAAAGTTACAATATGAACCTATATATATAAGACTACTAACTAACTAATAATTCTCTTGATTTATAACAACTTTGCTAACTAACTTTACTGTACAAAACTAACTAATGGAAACTGTTACTAACAGAAAATTACTAACTGATTTTTTCATCTTATATTCTCATCACCccccccctcaagttggaggtGATGTAATTACAGACAACTTGTGTAATAGAGAAGTGTGTTTAACCCCAGTCAAGACTTTGGTGAAGATATCTGCCAATTGTGAATCAGTGGATATATGATGGAGTGTGATTAAATCTTGATGAAGTTTAGTTCTTACAAAATGGAAAATCAATTTCAATATGTTTTGTCCGTTCATGAAAAATTGGATTCTTGGTAATGTGAACTGTTGCTTGACTGTCACAATGAACATGTATACGCAGGGAACATTTCACATCCAATTCACCTAGCAACCTTTCAAGCCACACTAGCTCTCACACAACTTGTCTTATTGCCCTATATTCAGCTTCAGCAGATGATAGTGATATTGTTGCTTGCTTCTTAGATTTCCAGCTGATAGGACTGTCTCCCATAAGTACTAGGTAACCACTAACAGACCTCATTGATTCAGGGCAAGCAGCCCAATCAGAGTCACAGTAGGCACTGACAGTGAGCTCAGGCttgtttgaaataaaaatacccaTGGTTGGATCCTGTTTCAAATATTTGAGTACATGGTAGGCTGCTTTCAAATGTGGTTCCCTGGGTGATTGCATGAATTGACTCAAATGTTGGACACTATAGGATATGTCCATTCTAGTATTAGTTAGAAAATGGAGCTTGCCAACCAACTTCCTATATTGAGTAGGACCATTTAAGAGCTTACCATCTGTGGCTTTTAACTTTTCAGTGCAATCAAGTGGTGATGAAGTAGTTTTGTAACTCAACACATCAAAGTCCTTAAGAAGATCAGAAGTGAATTTCCTCTGAGAGATAAGTACACCATCATGTCTGTACATGATTTCGAGGCCTAAGAAATAGTGTAGTTTACCCAAATCTTTTATTATGAATTGGTTATGCAGGAAACACTTTAAAGCATTGATTTCAGCAACATCATTACCATTCATGATTATATCATCCACGTATATAgtaacaaataacaaagaacACCCATTCTTTTTGTAAAACAAAGAATAATCACTATCTGAATGTTGATACCCTCTTGAACACAAACTGTTTGCCAGCTTCTCATACCATTGCCTACTTGCCTGTTTCAGGCCATACAAggatttctttaatttgcacACCATGTTATCACAACCTGCTGTAAGACCTTGTGGAGGTACCATGTAAACTTCCTCATGTATATCACCATGTAAAAATGCATTATTCACATCTAGTTGATATAAATTCCAACCTTTCTTAACAGCTAACGAAATCAGTGTTCTAACAGCAGTCATTTTCACAACAGGTGAAAATGTTTCAGTGTAATCTACTCCAGCTTGTTGTGTATAACCTTTTACTACCAGCCTAGCCTTAAAACTCTCTATACTTCCATCAGCTTTATGCTTTATTTTGTATACCCATTTACAACCAATAGCCTTTTTTCCATCAGGTAACATGACCATTTCCCAAGTATCATTAGCATACAAAGCTTCAAACTAATGTGTCATGGCTTGCTGCCAAGCAGGGTGCAATATTACCTCTTCAGAAGAATTAGGTTCACATTCATGTGAAATGGTTGTGACTAGTTGCTGGCTATCAGAACAAAGACTATTGAAACATACATGGTTATTGTGAGACATAAAAGCATTGAGGGAATGTAACTTAGGTAGGAATCATGTAACTTAGGTAGGATGTAGGTGTAATCCTTAAGATAACTAGGAGTATTTATTGTTCTGGAAGTTCTTCTAGGTTCTTGTGTATCTTGTGGTGTAGAATCATGTATATCAACAGATGGTGTTTCATGTATGTTAGTAATATTGGTTACTTGATTGTTAGTGACTTCATGTGGTGTACGATTGTCCAGCATTTCATCATCAgcaaaaatgtttatttttccaAGCATACAAGGCATATTGGAGCATTTGTAAAACAGAACTGAAACTAGAGTCATCAGGAGCaagaacaaaaggaaaaaaaatttcatggaaaATAACATCTCTAGATATGTGAACTTTCTTGGTAGCTAAATTCAAAACTTTGTAGCCTTTTGTATTGAATGGGTAGCCAACAAAAACATGGGGAGTGGTTCTTGGTTCAAGTTTATCCTTGTGAGTTTTTAAGACAgttggaaaacaaagacaaccaaAAGTATTAAGATGAGAATATGTAGGTTGTTTATGGTATAATATCTCATATGGAGATTTGTTTTGAAGAAGTTTAGTAGGCattctatttattatatatgtggCAGTTAATACACAATCTCCCCAGTATTTCGTAGgtaattttgattgaaataaGAGTGTTCTTGCTGTTTCAAGTAAGTATTTATGTTTCCTTTCTACCACTATattttgttgaggtgtataTGGACAAGTCCTTTGGTGTATAATGCCTTTGGTTTGAAAAAATATACAGCTTCAACTGAGGTAAATTCTAAACCATTGTCTGATCTTATGGCTTTCAACTTAGTTTGAAATTGGTTTTCTATGAGAGATACAAAGGCTTTAATGGTTTGAAGAGCATTACTTTTGCACCTTAGTAACTGTATCCAAGTGGACCTACTGTAGTCATCCACCATAGAAAGAAAATAATGGTAACCATCATGAGTAGGAGTATGATATGGCCCCCATAAATAAACATGTAGCAATTCAAAAATTGTGGTAGTGGTAGATGTGCTTTCTGGAAAAGGCATCCTAGTTTGCCTAGCCATAGGGCATATATTGCATGTAAAAGGTTGTTTAGGAGAAAAATTTACAGGTATGGCTGATATATTCCTCATCTTTACAAAGGGTACATGGCCTAATCTAGCATGCCATAGAAGTTCATCTTTATAAGTGTGACTAGGGACATTAGCAAATGAAAGACATTTATCATTAGAATAAGAAGAAGGAATAGCCTTACAATCTGTTTTATTTATAGTAGAAATTTGAGTTCGTTTTACAGAAGATGCAGTGTGAATTTTGGAGACAAGATGACAATTAGAATGAGGTGACTTTTCCTCAGCAGACTTGCAGCAATTGTGACATTTTTGACACAAGAAATACAGACCATTCTTGGCTTTATCAAGTTCCAGAGGGCTCTTCAGAGAAGGTCCCTGCAACAAACAAGCAAACTTATCAAAACTGATTACTCCATTATGTTGTAATGCTAAACAATGAACAAGAATGAGATTAAACCTGAAGCTAGGCACAAATAACACTTTGCTCAGAGTTAAAGCTGAATTTAAACAAGCATCACCAACTTGAGTCACTTTAACCTTGCAACCATTTGGGAGTGATATTAAGAAAGGATATGGGAGTGTTCTAATGTTTGTGAGAGTGATTTTATCATAGGTCATATGATGTGATGCTCCTGAATCTATGATCCAAGAGCCAGGAGTTAGTTTAACACATTTACAAGAAAGATCACCTATATCAGTGATATAGGAATAACAAGCAAGTATACCTGCCAAGTTCGCAGCGCCATTCAGCATGTTGTTTGAATTATCAGAATTAAAACCTCCATTTCCAGCTTGTATAGTTCCCAAGATGTTGAGTAGTTGTTCATATTAATCTTTGGATAGGTTTAGTGGCATCTACTTTCCCATTTCAGACTCTTCCTCATATTGTTGTGTATTCGTATCAGAAGCACACATATTTGCTGCAGAACTTGTTCCTTTTCCCTTTTGAAACTTTGCATTGGATGGATATCCATGAAGTTTATAACATCTATCTCTCGTGTGTCCTGATTTCTTGCAATAGTCGCAGACTAAAAAACACCTGTTGGTACTTGAATTTCCTCTAGACACATTTTTATTGCTTGTATTACCAGAACTAGTTCCAGCTCCTTTAGATGAACTATAATTTGTTCTGAATCCCTTGTAACCTGCGTTATTTTTGTATTGTCCATAAGCATTGAGAGAAGTAGAATCTAAGGTTGTATGATTATGAGGCTTCACTTCTCTCTGTTTTTCTTCTTGGCATAGAATGACAAAAGCTTGAACCATGCTAGGAAGAGTGCTCATCATAAGAATGCTACCTCTAACAGTCGTATACATTTCATTTAACCCcattaaaaaatgtatcaatCTTCTATCTTGTTCAGCTTTCTGTAACTTTGTTTTACCCCCACAAGAGCACACACATGTGCACTGAGAATTGACATCAACTGTACTCATATCCTCCCCCAACTTTTTCATTG contains these protein-coding regions:
- the LOC107024764 gene encoding uncharacterized protein LOC107024764, producing the protein MTGTQADSASSSTTSRLDITRPFYLHPSETAGSSLLPGVFDGTGYRSWRRAVLRALSLKSKTSFINGAIVKLVSTDPNFMQWERCDDMVTSWILNSLSPELRDSLQYVNNAKELWAELEERYDQTNGCKLYQLQKEINELVQGTLDIAKYYTTMKKLGEDMSTVDVNSQCTCVCSCGGKTKLQKAEQDRRLIHFLMGLNEMYTTVRGSILMMSTLPSMVQAFVILCQEEKQREVKPHNHTTLDSTSLNAYGQYKNNAGYKGFRTNYSSSKGAGTSSGNTSNKNVSRGNSSTNRCFLVCDYCKKSGHTRDRCYKLHGYPSNAKFQKGKGTSSAANMCASDTNTQQYEEESEMGK